The nucleotide sequence CGGGAAAAAAATGATAATAAGAACCCATGAGAAAGTTGCTCTGGCTTCCTTGCGTCCTGATAAAACAACGAGAACAAGGACTATGGAGAGTATAAGACTAAAATATTCTGCAAATAACCTGAAAACATTCATCCTGTATAAAGTTTACCCTGATATAAATTATTTTTCTCCATAAATTTGTTTAATTTATTAACAAAATCCGATTTTGACGACGGCCACTCGGGAGCGATTAACAACTCTTCAGGGGAATCTCCTATCAGCCTTGAAATTACAACATCAGGCTGCAAGCGTGCTATAAATTGGGACAAAATATCAATGTATTCCTCTTGGCTCAGCAAGTTAAATTTTTTCTCTATATACAGCTCGGCAAGTTTTGTATTTTTCAATACCTGAAGATGATGAAATTTTATTGAGTCAATCCCGATTCCGGCAACAAAATCAGCAGTTTCAATCATATCCCGCCGGCTCTCACCCGGAAGTCCTAAAATAATATGGGCACAAACGCTTATACCTTTTGCCTTGGTCTTTTTACAAGCCCAGGCAAATTCTTCTGCTGTATGCCCTCTGTTAATAAATTTCAATGTAGAGTTTTTGGCACTCTGCAGACCGTATTCGATTGTAACGTCATATTTTTCATTCAGCTCTGAAAGATAGTCCAAAATATTTTCATCCACACAGTCCGGCCGCGTGCCGATATGAATCCCCACAACATCCTCATCAATAAGAGAACTGTTTATCCTGCTTTTAACCGTTTGTATATCACCGTAGGTATTGGTTCCGCTTTGAAAATATATAATAAATTTGTTTATCTTTCTCCTGCGCAGCTTTTCAATTCTTTTTTTAACCTGATCTGCTATCTCTCCTCTTTCCACATGGGTAAAGGAAGCAGTATCACAATATATACAGCCTTCTCCGCCGCTGTTTCCAGTTTTATTGGGACATGAGAAGCCTGCATCCACAGGTACTTTCCAGACCTTTTCACCATATTTTTCTTTAAGATATTTGTTCAAGGAATAATACATAAATGCTAAAAATTCCGGGACAATGTATCAAAAGTCTCAAAAGACGATTTGTTAAAAACAAAATCTTTTGGAACTTTAACATTTTTTGTCTGAACAAGAACATGAAAATTTGTCCCAAAACCGCCTTCAGGAACGATAAGAGACTTTATCGCCGTTCTTTGGAGGTCAGTTTCAGCCTTTTCCATCTCATTAAGAATTCCGCACTGTATTAGAAACAGCCACTGGGGCACAAAAGATAGTGTCTCCAGGCCATACTCTTTTCCGTAAATTTCCAAACCGCTAAAATCAACAAAAGCAGTGATATCCTGATATCCTATGCGCTCAAAAAAATCATTGTTCTGTTTATGTTTAAAATAACAAGTTACTGTACCGTCCACTCTGAAGTCAGAATAAAGCTGTTCAGCTTCAAAACCATAATCGATAGTAATAACAAAACCTTTTGAAATTTTACTGCCCAGCGTTTTTATCCAATTCAATGCATCTATATTAATATCACCGATCTGTTTGTTATTAAGTTTAACGCCTGCCTGCTGCATGTACTCTTCAATCTCAGGTGTAGAAATTTTATCCGGGTAAAACTGCAGCTCATTGTTGTGATTAATAACATAAAGTTCTTTATATTCTCCGTCTATATTGATTATGCGGTGTACCGGAAAAGCGTCAACAAGCTCATTGGAAAAAAATATACCGTTGAAATCGGCAAATTTTTCAAAATCAGTCCACACGACCTTACCGGCATCAGCATGTTCTTTAAGAAGCTCTCCCTGTCTTTGTATAAGATATTCGCTTTTTTCAATTATGATGTAGCTGAGATTGCTGTAAATTTCGGGAAATTCCTGTTTGTAATAATCAAGTATATCTTTGGTCAGATAGCCGCTTCCGGCGCCCATTTCGCATATATTCTGTTCAATACCGGTACTTTCAAATACCTGTACAAATCCGGAAGCTATGGATCTGCCGAAAGAAGAGGAAGCATTAACCGCCGTATAAAAACTCCCCTGCTCGCCGAAAGGATTCTCCTTCTGATAATACCCCAGCTCAGGATAATAAAGCGCCGTGTCCATAAATTCGGCAAAGGTAATTTTCCCCTTTTCTCTTATCTTGTCTTTTATAATAATCTCCAGTTGGTTATCCATAAATTTCTACTCCACCTTAAAATAAAATTTAATCTGTATTTTATCAGGCTTATTATAAGACACTGCCTCAAATTTCAGCTTACTCACATAATCAATGGCAAGCTGTTCAATATTTTCATCTGATCTCGTTACCGGTGTAATACCATAGGTATTCCCATTCTGGTCAACATAAAAACTTAATGTAATTGTCGTATTGGATTCGAGTGAAAAAGATGGTTTCTCCGGATAAGGTTTAAGAAGCGTTCTGTTGATATTGCTGGCACTTTTAATTTTAAAAAAATTATTACCCGCATTTGCCGCTTTGTTTTTGTTTACCCCCACTGACTGGGAGGATATTTCCGACTTTACTGAAGCAATTTCCGAGCTGACATTTACTCTCTTTTTTGATGCCGGTGCCTGAACAAGGTTTTCAAACCCGGGCTTTTGCACAGAAATTTCAGGCTCATCTTTAAATTTCGGGAGATTAACCCTCGGCAGGGTTCTTGAGACTTCAACATCGGCGCCTTCTATAACTTTTTCAGCTGAAATCAGCTGCTTTTCTTCAGCAGCAATCTCTTTTTTCCCGGGGGCTTTTTTTTCAGCAGATTTTTCGTTGGTTTCCTGAGGCTTCTTGATATTGGGTTTTACAAGCTCAATTTCAATTGTTTCATTATCCTTTTTACTAAAATCAACATTGAAACCGGGAATGTACAAAAGTATAAGAAAATGAATCAGAATTGACAGCAATAAGGTTATAGGGAGAAACATGTATTTTTTCATTCTTCCTCGGTTGCTATTGCAAGCTTTTCAAACCCTGCCCTTTTACAGTAATCCATTACAAAAACAACATCACCATGGGCTGAATTTTTATCAGCCTGCAGAATCACAGTGGCATCAGGCATCGCTTTGTGCAGTTCGTTTAATTTTCTGGACAAACCTGCTTTTGAAACTCTGTTGCCGTTAATATTAATCAAGCCGTTTTGGGAAATCACAATATTAATATTTTTTTTAACCTCAACGTTTTCACCTTTTGCTTTAGGCAGATTGACCTTCAGTGCATCTGTATAAATAAATGTGGTGGAAACCATAAAAAAAATCAGGAGTAAAAAGACCACGTCTATCAGCGGGGTCAGGTTGATATCAACGCTTCTCGTCTTTTTATCGTCACGGAATTTCATTTTGTTTCCTCTTTAAAAATCAGATTAAGGATGTTGGAAGTGGCACCTTCCAGCTCATAAACCACCTTTTCTGACCTGCTGTTAATAATATGATAGAAAATAACCGTGGGGATCGCCACAGAAAGACCGGCAGCCGTAGTTAACAGTGCTTCTGATATTCCGCCCGCCAAAGCCTGGGCGTTACCCACACCCTGCTGGGAAATCACTACAAATGTTTTAATCATACCGACAACGGTACCCAAGAGACCGAGCAGAGGTGCAATGTTTGCAATTGTCTGCAATGTGGGTAGAAAACGTTCGAGTTTCTTGGCCTGGAATCGGCCGGCTTCTTCTGACAGCTCCATCAACCGTGAAATTGGCAAATCCAGATTATCGAGGATTGTTTTTGATATATCACCTATTGCACAATTGTTCATGTCGCAAAGAGACCGTGCATCCTGAAAGGATTTATTCTGCAGGAAAACATACAGCTTATCCATAAAATTTTTTGGAACATATCTGTCTTTACGCAAACTGACCAAACGTTCCAAAAATACTGCCAGTGATATTATTGACAGCAGTAAAATAGGATACATCAACACTCCGCCCTTTTCTAAAATTTCAAGCATCTATTCCTCCTTGCTTCCCATTTTATCTATTATTTTTTGTACTTTGTCCGCATTTTTATTGTCACCTGTTTCAATGAAAGCTTTTTTTGCAAGCTTTAATGACTTTAATGCATAATCTGATCCGGGATAAAGGTAATATACTTTCATAAGCCCGGATGCCGCTTTTTTATAATTCCCTTTTGCATACTCAACAGCACCGACAAAGTACGCTCCTGCAGGAGCATACTTTCTGATTCCCGAATCTATTAGCTCGTATGCATAGTCCTCTTTCTTCTCAAGTTTATTTAAAGGAGTAATATTCAACACTCTTTCAATACCTTTTAGATAAAGGTCATACTGCTCCTTTTTAAATTCCAAAGCAATATTTTCCACTTCCGAAACGTTATCCGACTGCTCCATAATATTTGTTTTGGCCACCCTTTCAAACCTTTCGTTGTCACTGAGTTCCCTGTAGATTTCTAGGGCTTTTAAAGGGTCATTTTCTTTCAAACATTTCGCCTTCTGAAGCAAAAGTTCCCCGTCCCGGCCAAATCTGCTTATAGCACTATTCATGTCCATAATACACTCTTTCAACTTGCCTTTATTAAAAAAGAAATCAGCTCTGAGAATATATGCCTCTTTAACGTTTGATGCATCAGAATAATTGTTAAAGAAATAATTGAGATACTTTATCCCCATACCGGTGTCACCGGAGTTGAAAGCGAGCCTGGCAAAATCAAGCACAATAATATTTTCCCTCTCGAATTCCATTTCATTAAGCCATTTGAAACCTTTTATCAGAAAACTTTTTTGTATTTTCTGCCGGCTTTGTATAGAAATAAGTCCGTTTATACTGTCATAAAGATATTTTTTCTCCTTCAAAAAATCGTAATAAATCTGTTCAGCTCTGTCATATTTGCCTGTGGAATAGAGCGATTTTGCCATGATCAGTCTGTATTCAGGTGTCAGATCTGCGATACTATTCAAAATATTTATCACCGTGTAATATTCATTCGCAAGATAAAGCTGCCTTATCGTTCTGTCGATAAAATCTTTTTCATTCTTATGCCGGTTGAATATTTCCAG is from Flexistipes sinusarabici DSM 4947 and encodes:
- a CDS encoding ExbD/TolR family protein, with amino-acid sequence MKFRDDKKTRSVDINLTPLIDVVFLLLIFFMVSTTFIYTDALKVNLPKAKGENVEVKKNINIVISQNGLININGNRVSKAGLSRKLNELHKAMPDATVILQADKNSAHGDVVFVMDYCKRAGFEKLAIATEEE
- a CDS encoding TIGR01212 family radical SAM protein (This family includes YhcC from E. coli K-12, an uncharacterized radical SAM protein.); amino-acid sequence: MNKYLKEKYGEKVWKVPVDAGFSCPNKTGNSGGEGCIYCDTASFTHVERGEIADQVKKRIEKLRRRKINKFIIYFQSGTNTYGDIQTVKSRINSSLIDEDVVGIHIGTRPDCVDENILDYLSELNEKYDVTIEYGLQSAKNSTLKFINRGHTAEEFAWACKKTKAKGISVCAHIILGLPGESRRDMIETADFVAGIGIDSIKFHHLQVLKNTKLAELYIEKKFNLLSQEEYIDILSQFIARLQPDVVISRLIGDSPEELLIAPEWPSSKSDFVNKLNKFMEKNNLYQGKLYTG
- a CDS encoding class I SAM-dependent methyltransferase, which encodes MDNQLEIIIKDKIREKGKITFAEFMDTALYYPELGYYQKENPFGEQGSFYTAVNASSSFGRSIASGFVQVFESTGIEQNICEMGAGSGYLTKDILDYYKQEFPEIYSNLSYIIIEKSEYLIQRQGELLKEHADAGKVVWTDFEKFADFNGIFFSNELVDAFPVHRIINIDGEYKELYVINHNNELQFYPDKISTPEIEEYMQQAGVKLNNKQIGDINIDALNWIKTLGSKISKGFVITIDYGFEAEQLYSDFRVDGTVTCYFKHKQNNDFFERIGYQDITAFVDFSGLEIYGKEYGLETLSFVPQWLFLIQCGILNEMEKAETDLQRTAIKSLIVPEGGFGTNFHVLVQTKNVKVPKDFVFNKSSFETFDTLSRNF
- a CDS encoding MotA/TolQ/ExbB proton channel family protein, with translation MLEILEKGGVLMYPILLLSIISLAVFLERLVSLRKDRYVPKNFMDKLYVFLQNKSFQDARSLCDMNNCAIGDISKTILDNLDLPISRLMELSEEAGRFQAKKLERFLPTLQTIANIAPLLGLLGTVVGMIKTFVVISQQGVGNAQALAGGISEALLTTAAGLSVAIPTVIFYHIINSRSEKVVYELEGATSNILNLIFKEETK